The Deltaproteobacteria bacterium genome window below encodes:
- a CDS encoding 7-cyano-7-deazaguanine synthase, translating to IRAPFRHLEKAAVIRRGRDLPLALTLSCARPRGLRHCGRCTKCAERRHAFAAAGVPDPTRYVG from the coding sequence CGATCCGGGCCCCGTTCCGCCACCTCGAGAAAGCCGCCGTGATCCGTCGCGGCCGCGACCTGCCGCTCGCGCTCACGCTCTCCTGCGCGCGCCCGCGCGGGCTCCGCCACTGCGGCCGGTGCACCAAGTGCGCCGAGCGGCGGCACGCCTTCGCGGCGGCGGGCGTGCCCGACCCGACGAGGTACGTGGGATGA